From the Clostridiales bacterium FE2011 genome, one window contains:
- a CDS encoding MATE family efflux transporter, whose amino-acid sequence MQIDHHVFYGKLRKLATPIAFQSLMLAAVAAGDALMLGSVAQNEMTAVSLATQIQFVQNMFLMAVTSAGAILGAQYWGRNDRDTVRSLFNMMLRWCGVISLVFFTACELCPELLMKMFSHDGEIIEIGSAYLRIAGWSYLITGVSQSYLTTMKVTDHVTPSAWISSSAVVSNIILNGIFIFGLFGLPAMNARGAALATTLARVIELVLCLVISSGDSYLRPAWNRFFERQKLLAADFRRQCFPLLGGGLLWGVGFTSYTAIMGHMGTDAAAANAVAAVVRDLICCVCNGVGSAAGIMVGNELGAGNLEKGKAYGIKLKNISYVIGFASTAAVLALTPLVVRMVILTEEAQQYLTGMMVIMAVYMIGRCVNTVTINGVLDGGGDTVFDMYSLAVCMWGIAVPLALLGAFVFHWPVLVVYACTCLDEVGKIPWVMCRFRKYKWVKDLTRDNPDGAALPAGEE is encoded by the coding sequence ATGCAAATCGACCATCATGTATTTTACGGAAAGCTGAGGAAGCTGGCGACGCCCATCGCTTTCCAGAGCCTGATGCTGGCAGCGGTGGCAGCCGGGGACGCGCTGATGCTGGGCAGCGTTGCCCAGAATGAAATGACCGCCGTTTCCCTGGCGACGCAGATCCAGTTTGTCCAGAATATGTTCCTGATGGCTGTAACATCCGCCGGGGCAATCCTGGGCGCCCAGTATTGGGGCAGGAATGACCGGGATACGGTGCGCAGCCTGTTCAATATGATGCTGCGCTGGTGCGGTGTGATTTCGCTGGTGTTCTTCACGGCCTGTGAATTATGCCCGGAACTGCTGATGAAGATGTTTTCCCATGACGGGGAGATCATTGAGATTGGCAGCGCTTATCTCCGGATTGCCGGATGGTCCTATCTGATTACCGGCGTTTCACAGTCCTATCTGACAACCATGAAGGTGACGGATCATGTGACGCCCAGCGCCTGGATTTCTTCCTCTGCTGTGGTTTCCAATATTATTCTGAACGGAATATTCATTTTCGGCCTTTTCGGCCTTCCGGCCATGAATGCCCGGGGCGCCGCACTGGCCACTACGCTGGCCCGTGTGATTGAGCTTGTGCTGTGCCTGGTCATTTCCTCCGGCGATTCCTACCTGCGGCCGGCCTGGAACAGGTTTTTTGAACGGCAGAAACTGCTGGCCGCTGATTTCAGGCGGCAGTGTTTTCCGCTCCTGGGCGGCGGACTGCTCTGGGGCGTTGGCTTCACTTCCTATACGGCTATCATGGGACATATGGGAACGGACGCGGCAGCGGCAAATGCGGTGGCCGCGGTTGTCCGGGACCTGATCTGCTGTGTGTGCAACGGGGTTGGCAGCGCGGCCGGGATTATGGTGGGAAATGAACTGGGCGCCGGGAACCTGGAGAAGGGCAAGGCTTATGGGATTAAGCTGAAGAACATTTCCTATGTGATTGGCTTTGCTTCCACGGCGGCGGTTCTGGCGCTGACGCCGCTGGTGGTGCGCATGGTAATCCTGACGGAAGAAGCGCAGCAATACCTGACAGGCATGATGGTTATCATGGCGGTGTATATGATCGGCCGCTGTGTGAATACCGTCACGATCAACGGGGTGTTGGACGGCGGAGGGGATACGGTTTTTGATATGTATTCTCTGGCGGTATGCATGTGGGGAATTGCCGTTCCGCTGGCGCTGCTGGGCGCTTTTGTGTTTCACTGGCCGGTGCTGGTGGTCTATGCATGCACATGCCTGGATGAAGTGGGCAAAATTCCATGGGTGATGTGTCGGTTCAGGAAGTATAAATGGGTGAAAGACCTGAC
- a CDS encoding SpoIID/LytB domain-containing protein, with product MIRNRNHSLLLRAAALFLCAVLLIPQVSFAAKAQNNTVSDVRVLLTRLNLADEAWMTLEGRYLARGADGMEVLLPPGAQITVLLRKGKLILFHDGLSLTAGKELSLLRRQDGDIEPGIRFNLQAGVYPGDLKLTVKDGAIQPILTLPLESYLQGVVPYEMSDSFPLEALKAQAVCARTYVLSKMNPSAEWDVVDNTNDQAFKGTPDNSVNSSQAVEETSGLVLTWNNKLITAWYSASNGGQTELPGNIWKGDNIPGCFAMTDDPWDVQNPDSTVRTAVLQKSRPELSAGFLRLIREALAKLKELDDFRLGADDLFRVDAIRTVQLTTPRYKEPSRLMTEMELTVSVSAVLKEGRTRPAGDEDELDISDVLDPARTAAPETPAPEGEKAAELISAGTHTVRLPLFPDAVFLLGLSVYGADNEIITVTENEADFTLTAGRYGHGVGMSQRGAQYQASEGKKKYTEILAFYYPGAKLKRYSGEAAPLPTPDPVLGNTPGPMPTATPRPTLMPVTETVPEGAWMATVENIDDDSTLNLREKPSAGSKVLRRLYKHQQLIVLEEAEVTGWVRVKTDVCEGYVMASFLQKTE from the coding sequence ATGATCAGAAACCGAAACCATTCCCTGCTGCTCAGGGCCGCCGCGCTGTTTTTATGCGCGGTACTGCTGATACCGCAGGTTTCCTTTGCAGCCAAAGCACAAAACAATACTGTTTCAGACGTCCGGGTACTGCTTACCCGCCTGAATCTGGCGGATGAAGCCTGGATGACGCTGGAAGGCCGGTATCTCGCCCGCGGCGCGGACGGGATGGAAGTCCTGCTGCCTCCGGGGGCACAGATCACCGTGCTTCTGCGAAAAGGAAAGCTGATCCTTTTCCACGACGGTCTTTCCCTGACCGCCGGCAAGGAGCTTTCCCTCCTGCGCCGCCAGGACGGCGATATCGAACCCGGTATCCGCTTTAACCTCCAGGCCGGCGTCTATCCCGGAGACCTGAAACTCACCGTCAAGGACGGCGCGATCCAGCCCATCCTGACGCTTCCCCTGGAATCCTACCTGCAGGGCGTCGTTCCCTATGAGATGAGCGATTCCTTCCCGCTGGAAGCGCTGAAGGCCCAGGCCGTCTGTGCCCGCACCTACGTCCTGAGCAAAATGAACCCTTCCGCGGAATGGGACGTGGTGGACAACACCAATGACCAGGCCTTCAAGGGCACCCCGGACAACAGCGTGAATTCCTCCCAGGCCGTAGAGGAGACCAGCGGTCTGGTGCTGACCTGGAACAACAAACTGATCACCGCCTGGTACAGCGCCTCCAACGGCGGCCAGACAGAGCTGCCCGGCAACATCTGGAAGGGTGACAATATCCCCGGCTGCTTCGCCATGACCGACGACCCCTGGGACGTGCAGAATCCTGACAGCACCGTCCGTACAGCCGTACTTCAGAAAAGCAGGCCCGAACTTTCCGCCGGCTTCCTGCGGCTGATCCGCGAAGCCCTGGCCAAGCTGAAGGAGCTGGACGACTTCCGGCTGGGAGCAGACGATCTCTTCCGCGTGGATGCCATCCGCACGGTTCAGCTAACAACACCCCGGTATAAGGAGCCCAGCCGGCTGATGACCGAAATGGAGCTGACCGTTTCCGTTTCCGCCGTGCTGAAGGAAGGGCGCACCCGTCCCGCCGGCGACGAGGACGAGCTGGATATCAGCGACGTCCTGGATCCGGCCCGCACCGCCGCGCCGGAGACACCGGCACCGGAAGGCGAAAAAGCCGCAGAGCTGATTTCCGCCGGCACCCACACCGTCAGGCTCCCCCTGTTCCCGGACGCCGTATTCCTGCTGGGACTGAGCGTATACGGCGCGGACAATGAAATCATCACCGTAACGGAAAACGAAGCCGACTTCACCCTGACCGCCGGCCGCTACGGCCACGGCGTCGGCATGAGCCAGCGGGGCGCCCAGTACCAGGCCTCCGAAGGGAAAAAGAAATATACGGAAATCCTGGCCTTCTATTACCCCGGCGCCAAGCTGAAGCGCTATTCCGGGGAAGCCGCTCCCCTGCCCACACCTGACCCGGTGCTGGGAAACACCCCCGGGCCGATGCCCACCGCCACGCCCCGGCCCACACTGATGCCCGTGACGGAGACCGTTCCGGAGGGCGCCTGGATGGCCACCGTGGAAAACATTGACGATGACAGCACCCTGAACCTGCGCGAGAAGCCCTCCGCCGGGTCGAAGGTTCTCCGCCGGCTGTACAAGCATCAGCAGCTGATCGTCCTGGAGGAAGCGGAAGTTACCGGCTGGGTCCGGGTCAAGACCGATGTATGCGAAGGCTACGTCATGGCTTCCTTCCTGCAGAAAACAGAATAA
- a CDS encoding response regulator transcription factor — protein MKQIRVMMADDSPEIRSYFSNIISHEEDMELAGTASSGVEAVRMARELRPDIILMDIQMETRVAGISASQQILTEFPGTKIIILTILEDDDLLFQAYCAGVIDYIIKTDSVHQILTSIRNAYHNQMILRPKYAEKIIQELKRVREEQNGLLYGLNILTMLSNSEFEVLKCLYQGMNARQISESRYVSQGTVKTQIHSILKKFDMKSVSDVVRHLKEIRFDHIIETMHPGN, from the coding sequence ATGAAACAGATACGGGTTATGATGGCGGATGACAGCCCCGAAATCCGGAGCTATTTTTCCAACATCATCAGCCATGAAGAAGATATGGAGCTGGCCGGGACCGCCTCCTCCGGCGTGGAAGCCGTCCGGATGGCCCGGGAGCTCCGTCCCGATATCATCCTGATGGATATCCAGATGGAAACCCGGGTGGCAGGTATCTCCGCTTCCCAGCAGATCCTGACAGAATTCCCCGGCACCAAAATCATCATCCTGACAATCCTGGAGGACGACGACCTGCTCTTCCAGGCCTACTGCGCCGGCGTGATCGACTATATCATCAAGACGGACTCCGTCCACCAGATCCTGACCTCCATCCGGAACGCCTATCATAACCAGATGATCCTCCGCCCCAAATACGCGGAGAAAATCATCCAGGAGCTGAAGCGGGTCCGGGAGGAGCAGAACGGCCTGCTCTACGGCCTGAACATCCTCACCATGCTGTCCAACAGCGAGTTTGAAGTGCTGAAGTGCCTGTACCAGGGTATGAACGCCCGGCAGATTTCCGAATCCCGCTACGTCTCCCAGGGCACGGTCAAAACCCAGATCCACAGCATCCTGAAAAAATTCGACATGAAATCAGTCAGCGACGTCGTCCGGCACCTGAAAGAAATCCGGTTCGACCACATCATCGAAACAATGCACCCCGGGAACTGA
- a CDS encoding sensor histidine kinase, with the protein MALSIVILVISAVLLLGFSLRSRYGLPLFLLNAGISITSVAVLFQTSSTSMYATPQGFPLRSLDLELFQLISHMRLPLRQAQTLRNFGTLIFFGGIVLMLMLIARNIKTIHHRLVWEVLCGSGVLLFMALYMIFFSPSCAFRLYMRYYQLEGAARSSFVQLVTLADYLFKGFILLFVMSPALLLTIHYIRKNITCFGDTFFLLLGITSLYGFVFFVVFHTIPLALSSQAVFLSAFWFFANGSWLPGWITLFFLLFSLLTLILIVASANRVFSGDLVLLSRKKAMKNSIEDLNRNLKDVFHSEKNLMFSMMILADEARSAYGTPEGLEKLDRLTEIAKDRMEMITSSLNRIRELHLHATPTDMRTLVSQALDTLALPEGIRCERHFCDEPVRCMVDEYHTRNALKNIFVNAVDALQLCKREDKVISVTVNASRAWVSLSIRDNGPGIPKQELRRVMMPFVSTKSKTSNWGIGLPYAFRVVNAQLGQMRIQSSDQEDKSYTQVDILLPRERNEAQ; encoded by the coding sequence ATGGCGCTGAGTATTGTAATCCTGGTTATTTCCGCGGTTCTGCTGCTGGGTTTCTCGCTCCGCAGCCGCTACGGACTCCCGCTGTTCCTGCTGAACGCGGGGATCAGTATTACCTCTGTCGCTGTTTTGTTCCAGACCAGCAGCACCTCAATGTATGCCACGCCCCAGGGCTTTCCGCTCCGGTCGCTGGACCTGGAGCTGTTCCAGCTGATCAGCCATATGCGGCTTCCGCTGCGCCAGGCCCAGACCCTGCGCAATTTCGGTACGCTGATCTTTTTCGGCGGCATTGTGCTGATGCTGATGCTGATCGCCCGGAATATCAAAACCATCCATCACCGCCTGGTCTGGGAAGTCCTGTGCGGTTCGGGCGTTCTCCTGTTCATGGCGCTTTATATGATCTTTTTCTCCCCCTCCTGCGCTTTCCGCCTGTATATGAGATACTACCAGCTCGAAGGGGCAGCACGCTCCTCCTTTGTCCAGCTGGTTACCCTGGCAGACTACCTGTTCAAGGGCTTCATCCTGCTGTTTGTAATGTCCCCGGCACTCCTGCTGACCATACATTATATCCGGAAGAATATCACCTGTTTCGGCGATACATTCTTCCTGCTGCTGGGCATCACCAGCCTGTACGGTTTTGTTTTTTTCGTTGTCTTCCACACCATCCCCCTTGCCCTGAGCAGCCAGGCCGTGTTCCTGAGCGCCTTCTGGTTCTTCGCGAACGGTTCCTGGCTGCCCGGATGGATCACCCTGTTCTTCCTGCTGTTCTCTCTCCTGACGCTGATCCTGATCGTGGCCAGCGCCAACCGGGTTTTCAGCGGGGACCTGGTCCTGCTTTCCCGGAAGAAAGCGATGAAGAACAGCATTGAGGACCTGAACCGGAACCTGAAGGACGTGTTCCACTCCGAAAAGAACCTGATGTTCAGCATGATGATCCTGGCCGATGAGGCCCGGTCCGCCTACGGCACACCGGAAGGACTGGAGAAGCTGGACCGCCTCACCGAGATCGCAAAGGACCGCATGGAGATGATCACTTCCTCCCTGAACCGGATCCGGGAGCTTCATCTGCACGCAACGCCCACAGATATGCGTACGCTGGTCAGCCAGGCGCTGGATACCCTGGCCCTTCCGGAAGGCATCCGGTGTGAAAGGCATTTCTGCGACGAGCCGGTCCGCTGCATGGTGGACGAGTACCACACCCGGAACGCATTGAAGAACATCTTTGTCAACGCGGTGGACGCCCTGCAGCTTTGCAAACGGGAAGACAAGGTCATTTCCGTCACCGTGAACGCCAGCCGGGCCTGGGTCAGCCTGTCCATCCGGGACAACGGCCCCGGTATTCCGAAGCAGGAGCTGCGCCGGGTCATGATGCCCTTTGTGTCCACCAAATCCAAAACCAGCAACTGGGGCATCGGCCTCCCCTACGCTTTCCGGGTCGTCAACGCCCAGCTGGGGCAGATGCGGATCCAGAGCAGCGACCAGGAAGACAAATCCTACACCCAGGTGGATATTCTCCTTCCCAGAGAAAGGAATGAAGCGCAATGA
- a CDS encoding replication-associated recombination protein A, with product MFGQPLAARMRPSSLDEIAGQQHLLGPGKVLRRLISSDSICSMIFWGPPGVGKTTLARVIALQTKASFIDFSAVNSGIKEIRQVMNQAEENRVYGVRTIVFVDEIHRFNKAQQDAFLPFVEKGSIVLIGATTENPSFEVNSALLSRCKVFVLQALSREDILTLLRRALTDERGFGRDQVSISDKALEAIADFSNGDARSALSSLEMVVLNGEAGENGIHVTDEIVAQCLSRKNLMYDKDGEEHYNLISALHKSMRNSDPDAAVYWMMRMLEGGEDPLYIARRVLRFAAEDVGLADPRAMEVGVAAYQACHFIGVPECNVHLAEAVVYMSLASKSNAMEMAVNEAREAIVKEPDTPVPLVIRNAPTRLMKDLSYGKGYQYAHDYKEKITAMQCLPDALKDRQFYHPTDQGQESRYKERLEQIRAWKKEQRK from the coding sequence ATGTTCGGCCAGCCTCTGGCCGCCAGGATGCGGCCCTCATCGCTGGATGAGATCGCGGGACAGCAGCACTTGCTGGGCCCGGGTAAAGTCCTGCGCCGGCTGATCTCCTCTGACAGCATCTGCTCCATGATCTTCTGGGGACCGCCCGGCGTCGGCAAAACCACCCTGGCACGGGTCATCGCCCTGCAGACCAAGGCTTCTTTCATTGATTTTTCCGCCGTTAACAGCGGGATTAAAGAAATCCGCCAGGTGATGAACCAGGCGGAAGAAAACCGCGTCTACGGTGTTCGGACCATCGTTTTCGTGGACGAAATCCACCGCTTCAACAAAGCGCAGCAGGACGCCTTCCTGCCCTTTGTGGAAAAAGGCAGCATCGTGCTCATCGGCGCAACAACGGAAAACCCCTCCTTTGAGGTCAACAGCGCTCTTCTTTCCCGCTGCAAGGTGTTTGTACTACAGGCACTCAGCCGGGAGGATATCCTGACCCTGCTGCGCCGGGCCCTGACGGATGAACGCGGCTTCGGCCGGGATCAGGTCTCCATCAGCGACAAAGCCCTGGAAGCCATCGCCGATTTCAGCAACGGTGACGCCCGCAGCGCCCTGAGCTCCCTGGAAATGGTTGTGCTGAACGGCGAAGCCGGAGAAAACGGCATCCACGTGACAGATGAAATCGTCGCCCAGTGCCTGAGCCGCAAGAACCTCATGTACGACAAGGACGGGGAAGAGCACTACAACCTGATCTCCGCCCTGCACAAATCCATGCGCAATTCCGATCCGGACGCCGCCGTCTACTGGATGATGCGGATGCTGGAAGGCGGAGAGGATCCGCTGTACATCGCCCGGCGCGTCCTGCGTTTCGCCGCGGAAGACGTGGGCCTGGCGGATCCCCGGGCCATGGAGGTCGGCGTGGCCGCCTATCAGGCCTGTCATTTTATTGGAGTACCGGAATGCAACGTACACCTGGCTGAAGCCGTTGTATATATGTCCCTTGCTTCCAAGTCCAACGCCATGGAGATGGCGGTGAACGAGGCGCGGGAAGCCATTGTGAAGGAGCCGGACACCCCTGTGCCGCTGGTCATCCGCAACGCGCCGACCCGCCTGATGAAGGATCTGTCCTACGGAAAGGGCTACCAGTACGCCCACGACTACAAAGAAAAAATAACAGCCATGCAGTGTCTGCCCGACGCGTTGAAAGACAGACAGTTCTACCATCCTACGGACCAGGGACAGGAAAGCCGCTACAAAGAGCGTCTCGAGCAGATCCGTGCATGGAAAAAGGAACAACGCAAATGA